A single genomic interval of Arthrobacter methylotrophus harbors:
- a CDS encoding DUF5677 domain-containing protein: MRCHRGVQAVLVLEDAGFQVEAAPIRRSVLEHVVALKWLAAQGSVVAGILRRGAANDAKRRKEAMRAANWTSVDLGLFDAVIQDGHGIDSQYDNLLAFKHRCESFGTSHDWTTYLAETAQSHPSWESALPYLDVTTGKPVARNAPNPLVDQAGFCAIHLLEALICINQIIDSDSLAAALDEIELLVKALVVRQRQERGLPVPPELRTDESTKKASIPDL, translated from the coding sequence ATGCGCTGTCATCGCGGCGTCCAGGCCGTCCTGGTGCTCGAAGATGCAGGCTTCCAGGTCGAAGCCGCTCCCATCCGCCGGTCGGTCCTGGAGCACGTTGTTGCTCTGAAATGGCTCGCAGCGCAGGGTAGCGTTGTCGCGGGCATCTTACGGCGCGGTGCCGCTAACGACGCGAAGAGGCGCAAGGAAGCCATGCGGGCTGCTAACTGGACCTCGGTCGACCTGGGCCTCTTTGATGCCGTAATCCAGGACGGCCACGGCATTGACTCCCAGTACGACAACTTGCTGGCCTTCAAACACCGGTGTGAGAGTTTCGGCACATCGCATGATTGGACGACCTACCTCGCCGAGACTGCCCAGTCTCACCCCTCCTGGGAATCCGCTCTGCCCTACCTGGACGTCACCACGGGCAAGCCCGTGGCCCGCAACGCCCCAAACCCGCTGGTCGACCAGGCGGGCTTCTGCGCGATCCACCTGCTCGAGGCACTGATCTGCATCAACCAAATCATCGACAGTGACAGCCTCGCCGCAGCGCTGGACGAGATCGAGCTCTTGGTGAAGGCGCTGGTCGTGCGCCAGCGACAAGAACGCGGGCTGCCGGTTCCGCCAGAGCTTCGCACGGATGAAAGTACGAAGAAGGCCAGCATCCCGGACTTGTGA